A segment of the Catenulispora sp. EB89 genome:
ACCGCCTACTTCCAGGGCGGCTCGCGCGGCTCCTCGGAGATGACGCAGACCACTGACGTCTCCAGCGCCGCGACCGCGATCGACGCCGGCGGAGTGCACTCGACGCTTTCCGCCCGCCTCGGCGGCGTGGCCGCCTACAACGACGCGGCGCAGGTCACCATCACGTACCGGGACGCCTCGGGCGCCGGCCTGGGCACGTCCTCGATCGGCCCGGTGCTCGCCGCCGACCGCAACAGCACGACGTCGTTCGTCACCAAGTCCGCCACCGCCTCGGTGCCGGTCGGCACCCGCTCGATCACCACCACGGTCGACTTCACCATGACCGGCACGCAGAACGACGGTATGGCCGACGACCTGGCGCTGAGCCTGGACACCGCCGCGAGCGCCCCGACGCTGAGCGTCCCGGCGTCCACGGTTCCGGGCTACGACCACGTGTTCGTCGTGATGATGGAGAACAACAACTACTCGGCGTCCTCCAACACGGTCGACGGCGGGGCGGGCATCATCGGCAACTCGGCCGCGCCGTACATCAACAACACGCTGGTCCCGATGGGCTCGCTGCTCACGAACTACCACGCCAACACGCACAGCTCCGACCCGAACTACGAGGCGATCGCGTTCGGCAACTCCTTCGGCCGCAGCAACCACAGCACGCCGGGCGCGGACTGCATCACCGATGCGGCCTGCGCCGCGACGAACAACGGGCTCGACTACTACATCGACGGGGCCGGGAAGACCTGGAAGCAGTACGTCCAGTCGCAGACCAGCAACTGTCAGACGTCGAACTCGGGCAACTACGAGAGCGACGACGTGCCGTTCTACTACGACCCGAAGATGCAGAGCGACAGCGCCTACTGCCAGGCGCACTGGCAGCCGCTGCCGCAGCTGATGAACACGGACCTGGCCTCGGCCTCGACCACGCCGAACTTCGTCTGGGCCGACGCGGACTCGTGCTACGACATGGAAGGATGCGGGATCGCGTCCGGCGACACGTGGCTGAGCCAGAACCTGCCGACGATCTTCACCTCGCCGGCGTGGACGCAGCAGAAGTCGCTGCTGATCCTGACCTGGGACGAGGACGGGGCCAACTCGCCCGGCGGGTTCGGACCGGGGCAGAGCAACCAGGTGGCGACGATCGTCATCGGGTCGCAGGGCACGGTGAAGGCCGGGTACCAGGACGCGACCCGGTACGACCACTACAGCACAGCGCGGGTGATTGAGGGGGCGCTCGGTCTGACGGCGTCGATGACGAACAACGACAAGTGGGCGACGCCTTACAACGAGGTCTTCGCCAACGGCGCTCCGGGGAACACGGTCAGCGTGACCGATCCGGGCGCGCAGAGCTCGACTGCTGGTACGGCGATCAGTCCGCTGCAGATCCAGGCCAGCGACTCGGCTGGCGGGCAGACGTTGGGTTACGCGGCTTCTGGGCTGCCGGCGGGGCTCTCGTTGAACGCTTCGACTGGGGTTGTCAGTGGGACTCCTACTACGGCCGGGACCGGGACTGTGGCGGTGACCGTCACTGACGGCACCGGTGCCTCGGGGCGGACCAGCTTCAGCTGGGCCGTTGCCGCCAACCCGAACGCGTACAGCGTGCCGATCGTGAATCCGGGTGCTGAGACGGGTTCCTGCCAGAGCTCGATCGGGACTGGGACGCCGGCTCAGGGCTGGACGCTGAAGAACAAGCCGCAGCAGGTTTGCTACGGCGCGTCTGGCGGCTTCCCGACCGCTGCCGAGGGACCGCAGCCGACTGGTAGCGGTGGGCAGGCGTTCTTCGATGGTGGGAGCACGGCGACGGCTTCGATGTCGCAGACGGTGAGCGTCAGCGGGCAGGCGTCGCGGATTGCCACCGGGACGCTGCCGTACAACCTGTCGGCGTGGATCGGTGGCTACTCCACGCAGGGTGACAACGCGGGGGTGGTCGCGACGTTCCTCAATGCCTCGGGTGCCTCGCTGGGTACCGCGACGCTCGCGCCGGTGACGGCGGCGCAGCGCGGCAACCAGACCGAGCTGCTGCAGGAGACGGCGACGGGGACGGTGCCGGTGGGGACCAGCAGCGTGACGTTCACCGTGAACTACACACGGCAGGCCGGGACTGGCGATGACGGGTACGTCGACAACATCGGGATGACCTTCGGCGGCTG
Coding sequences within it:
- a CDS encoding putative Ig domain-containing protein; translated protein: MPRSRPLFRTSAAVLAVAAASALAGVAGAAAPAAASASSPAGTNLLLNGGAETSQCSPGGWEETTVPGWTLASGDPVINCYNSTNGANTTTPGADGTAYFQGGSRGSSEMTQTTDVSSAATAIDAGGVHSTLSARLGGVAAYNDAAQVTITYRDASGAGLGTSSIGPVLAADRNSTTSFVTKSATASVPVGTRSITTTVDFTMTGTQNDGMADDLALSLDTAASAPTLSVPASTVPGYDHVFVVMMENNNYSASSNTVDGGAGIIGNSAAPYINNTLVPMGSLLTNYHANTHSSDPNYEAIAFGNSFGRSNHSTPGADCITDAACAATNNGLDYYIDGAGKTWKQYVQSQTSNCQTSNSGNYESDDVPFYYDPKMQSDSAYCQAHWQPLPQLMNTDLASASTTPNFVWADADSCYDMEGCGIASGDTWLSQNLPTIFTSPAWTQQKSLLILTWDEDGANSPGGFGPGQSNQVATIVIGSQGTVKAGYQDATRYDHYSTARVIEGALGLTASMTNNDKWATPYNEVFANGAPGNTVSVTDPGAQSSTAGTAISPLQIQASDSAGGQTLGYAASGLPAGLSLNASTGVVSGTPTTAGTGTVAVTVTDGTGASGRTSFSWAVAANPNAYSVPIVNPGAETGSCQSSIGTGTPAQGWTLKNKPQQVCYGASGGFPTAAEGPQPTGSGGQAFFDGGSTATASMSQTVSVSGQASRIATGTLPYNLSAWIGGYSTQGDNAGVVATFLNASGASLGTATLAPVTAAQRGNQTELLQETATGTVPVGTSSVTFTVNYTRQAGTGDDGYVDNIGMTFGG